The stretch of DNA GCTACCTTCTAAAGGGTTTATGGAAATTATACCTTAAATTACCCCAAAATAAACCTTACAACTAAGTACCCTATGGATGCGTTAAACTTTGGTTTCAGCGCAACCTACGTCACTAAAGCAGGCGATTCATAAGTATAATACGTTATGCAAAAAACACATAAATACGTTTGTATCCACGGTCATTTTTACCAGCCACCAAGAGAAAATGCATGGCTTGAGGTTGTTGAACTACAAGACTCCGCGGCTCCTTTTCACGATTGGAATGAGCGAATTAATTTTGAATGTTATGCGCCCAATACCGCGTCTCGAATTTTGGATTCGGAGGGTCTTATAACGAACATCATTAACAACTACAGTCGGATGAGCTTTAATTTCGGGCCGACCTTGCTTTCCTGGATGGAGAAGGCGGATCCGGAGACCTATGCCTTAATTCTAAAGGCGGATAAAGAGAGTATGGCCTTGTTTGGCGGGCACGGTTCAGCGATGGCTCAGGCGCACAGCCATTTAATTTTGCCTTTAGCCAACCCACATGACAAAGTAACGCAAGTCATTTGGGGGATCAAGGATTTTGAATATCGATTTGGTCGAAAACCGGAAGGAATGTGGCTAGCAGAAACAGCCACGGACACGGAAACACTAGAGGTGTTGGCTGAGCAAGGCATCAAATTTACCGTCCTGGCGCCCAGACAAGGGAAAGCCATCCGCAAAATAGGGGAAGAGGAATGGACAAACCTTCCTTTTGATTCTATTGATCCCAGAAGGCCCTATTTGTGCAAATTGCCCTCTGGCAGAAGCATTGCGCTCTTCTTTTATCATGGCGGAGTGGCCCAGGGGGTCGCTTTTGACGGTTTGTTGAATAATGGCAAACATTTTGCCAATCGCTTATTAAGCGCTTTTGACCCAAATGAGGCACCTCAGCTGGTCCATATCGCCACAGATGGAGAAAGCTACGGACATCACCACAAAAAGGGGGAGATGGCTTTGGCCGATTGTTTAAATACTATTCAGGAGAGAGAAGGTTTTTCGTTAAGCAACTATGGGCAATATCTTGAGTTGTTTCCGCCTGAATACGAGGCCGCGATTTATGAAAAAAGCTCATGGAGTTGTGTGCATGGGGTAGAAAGATGGCGATCCAACTGTGGCTGTAATTCCGGTGGACGCCCAGATTGGAACCAGCGTTGGCGGGCCCCTTTAAGAGATACACTTAACTGGCTGCGTGATGTGATACTTCCCGCCTTTGAAAAAGAAGCATCATACCTGTTGAAAGACATCTGGGCGGCGAGAAATGATTATATCGATATTCTATTAGAACGGACCCCTGCTCGTTTAGCCGCGTTTTTGGATACACATACTAAGCGTCCTCTCAGCGAATCAGAAAAAACCCAGCTTTTCCGCTTGCTGGAGATGCAGCGACATACCATGCTGATGTTCACCAGTTGTGGTTGGTTTTTTGATGAAGTATCAGGAATTGAAACCAACCAAATCCTACAGTATGCTAACCGGGCGATTTATTATGCCAAACAAACCGCTGACCTGGACTTACATGATGAATTTCTTGAAAAACTGACAGCTATTCCAAGCAATGTCTATGAGAATGGCGCAGTTAGTTACCGAGAAATCGTAATGCCTGCAAGGGTAGATTTGGCCAGGGTAGGCATGCATTTTGCAGCTTCCTATTTATTCGAAACCTATCCTGACAAACTGGAATTGTTCAATTATGTAGCAACCAGTGAGGTATTGGTGAAAAAGCAGGCGGGTAATTTTGTGCTGGCCCTAGGCCGAACAAGTATAAAGTCAAAAGTCACTTTCTCCGAAAAACTGTTCAGTTTTGCGGTACTTCATCTTGGTCAACAAAACATCATTGGCAATATTTCCATATCAATGGATAGGGAATCCTTCGATAGAATGTCAGCGGAGATCATGGATGCTTTTTTGACGCCCAACCTAGGCGGGGTTATTGGTATAATGCAGCACTATTTCGGAGAAGAAAAATATTCTATCTGGCATTTGTTCCGAGATGAAAAACGAAAAATTTTGAAACAAATAACGGATAGTTCTTTGCGGGAGGTAGAGCAATCTTTTAGAGATATCTACAAAGATAACTACCAATTGATGACGAGTATGATCAATACGACCATACCTGTGCCCAGCGCCTTTCTCAATGCCGTTCAATTTGTTATTAACCGCGATTTTTACCAGTTTTTCGACAATGGTTCCTTTGACATTCGCGATCTGAATCACCTTGTGGCGGAATACAAAAAATGGGGTATCACGCTGACAGATGTATCCTCCCTTTTATTGGTGATAAGTCAACGGATTTACAAAGAAATAAAATCGTTGGATACGTCGGATTTGGCCCTGCCCCGCTTAAATAGGATGATCCAGATCATGGAAGAAGTCAAGCAAATGAATTTGTATCCGAATTACTGGAAAAGCCAAAATAGCTATTGGTCTATTTTGAAAGGATTTAAACAAGGAAAATGGGTCTTTGCAAATAAAGAATGGGAAGAAGCTTTCTATAAACTTGGGGCCTTATTAGAAATTAAGCGCTAGAGCATGTTTGGAGGTCGCTTTTGGTGGCAAAAAGTGTCAATTTTTCGCTGACTGGGATGGCTTGATACCGTGTATCAACAGTGCCTTTTTGAAGTTCATACCCTTTGGTACGGACGAAAAAAGTAACGAAGTATCAGCGAAAAAGGGATAGTTTTAGGCCCAAATCGACCTTGGGAGATTCATGAACACCATAAATCACTATAAAGGCTGTGAATAAAGGGTGACCTCCAAACATGCTCTTAATCTCGCATCAGGCATCAGAAGTTTAGCAAAGTACTTGCATCGATAAACTTCTGATGCCTTTCTAAGTGTGCCGTTTTTCTATTGAAAGTAATGGCCAGCAATTCGTCTTCTTCTTTCAGTTCATCTTCCTTTACGCGCAGTAGTGGGCTAATCTGTTCATAATCAGCGGGATCATATTCGTAGATGGACCATCGCCCCCATTGGTATTCCAGAGCAGTCAGGCTTTCCACCCAATCTCCCGAATTAAGATAAATGACCTTTCGCCCAAATTGTTCATCGACGCGCATGGTGGCCTTATGAATATGGCCACAAACCACATAATCATAGTGCTGTTCAGCCGCCAATTTGATGGCCGTTTCCTCAAAATTTCCAATGAATTTTACAGCTTCTTTCACCCTATGCTTCATTTTTTTGGCAAAAGACATGTTGGGTTTACCGAGGGCAGTCCGAATTTTATTGATAAACCGGTTCAAAACGATGAGCAGGTCATAACCTTTGCCACCTAACTTGGCGATATAGGGAGATAATTTGATGGAGGCATCAAAGATATCACCATGAAAAAGCCAATATTTTTTTCCTTTTAGTTGCAAGACCAACTTATCTCGAAGGTAAATATTGCCAGAGGAAAAATCTGTATATCGCCTTAAGACATCGTCGTGGTTACCCGTGATATAATACACTTTCGTTCCAGCAGCAGCCATTTTTAAGACCCGCTGTATAACCATCATATGCTCTTTGGGAAAATAGCGTTTTCTAAATTGCCAGATATCGATAAAATCTCCGTTCAGTATTAGGGTGTCGACCTTAATGCTTTTCAGGTAATTGCAAAGCTCTTTGGCATGGCAGCCATAAGTTCCTAAATGTACATCAGAAATAATAACAATATCCAGTTCTCTTTTCATGGTTTTACAAGCAATTTGTATTTATTTGTGCTATTTGCTCATTGAGGACTAACATAAGTTTGCTATTCAACCCTACAAAAATCACTATTGAATGTAAAGTATGAGTTAAGAACTGATTATAAGATGATTAAATCCACAGTCGGCGACTCTTCTAAGGCTGGACGAGGCAGCGTGATGAAATAGGAATTCGGAAGGCGGAAAGAGGAATGTTGCTAAGCGTTCCAAGGTGTAGCGATTCCGACTTCCAATTTCGTACTTCCGATTTTCTCCAAGCTTAGACGGGTGCCCCGCAGTCATCAAAAAGTAACGGGCACAAATACCCTTGGGAAACTGACTTTTTCGCTATCCATCCCCAATTCGATCTTTTCGGGGGAAAGAGTAAGAATTGGAAGTTTCACATTCATGCTACCATCTATTTTCATATTTAGGTGGGTAGCGCCTTCTTCAATCGACCAATCGCCTCTAATATTAATTTGGGGTAATATTATCTGGAGTCGACCATCCGGATTAAAAAGAAACTGTCCGCCCTCCATTTGTCTGATGTTTCTTTCCATGCGTTGGACAATTTTCCCATCCGAATTATTATCATTAAGTAATTTCAGCATGGCTTCTCCATCGTACTTCCACCTACTTCCAGTAAGGGTTTTAAAGGCTTTTTCTGTTTGGACTGTTTGTTTGTCTGTGCATCCTAGCAAAGTTAAACATGCAAAAACTAAGATCGTAATTCGCATAAAAGAAAGAATATTTTAGTGTTCAAATGACAGGAAGTCATAGTGTTGACTTCTACAAAAGAATTTGCCTAATAACTTGTTATTCCTTTGTTCCAATTACTGTACGGAATAGCAAAGATATTGTTGTAGTTCGGGAAAACATTTTGAGGGGGAGCAAACATTTTGAGCAGCTAATTTACAATAATTTGGTTATTCTTTAATAACTAAGGGACAATCGTTCAAGATTTAAACCTGCTCTTCGGATGGACGAGGCAGCGTGGTGAAACAGGGCTACCTCTGGTAGTTTAAAATTCGGAAAGGAGAATGTTGCTAGGCGTTTCAAGGTGTAGCGTTTCCGACTTCCCATTTCGTACTTTCGGTTTTGCCCAAGCTTTGACAGGTGCCCTTCTCTTCTAATTGGACCAAACAGGCCATGCTTAGGACAGCTCTACTTTTACTAATTTTTTGCGGTTTTTGCGATAATCCCTGGGACTTACCTCAGTAACTGCACGAAATTGTTTGTTGAAATGCGATAAATTATTGAACCCACTTTCAAAACTCACATTGGCAATACTAAGATGGTCTTCAGCTAGGAGACGGCAGGCATGAGCAACCCGATACTCATTGGTGAATTGGATAAATGTTTTTTGGGTGAGTTTTTTGAAATACCGACAAAAAGCAGGGACCGTCATATTGACCAGTTTTGCCACTTCTCCAAGATGTATTTCACCCTGAAAATTGAATTGTACATAGGCATAAATCTTTTGCATACGATCGTGGTCCTGGGCATTAACTTCTACCGGAAAACTGTCTGCATTTAGTATGGTGTACTCTTCAGATTCCGCTAATAAATTAAGTACTTGGATGAGATTTATCAGGCGATCAAAAGCAGGCAAATCTGCCATAGCGACTAATCTTCGCCCTACCTCCTGCTTGATCTTCCCTGAATAGGACAAACCTAGTTTTGCTCTTTCAAAGACCTGTTTCACTGCAAACATTTCTGGTATCCGGAGGAAATCACTTCCCAGGAATTCTTCCTTCATCTGAACCACTATTTCTACATGTTTTTCTGGCAGCTCTTCCGTAAAACCTAAATGGGGCAAATTAGGACCCAAAAAAATCAAGTCTCCGTCTTCATAATAAGATATGTGGTTGGCTATATGGCGTTTGCCTTTTCCGCCAGATATATAGACTATTTCATATTCAGGGTGAAAGTGCCACATCGGGACATTGGAGATGAGCCCATGTTCGAATTTACGAATCAAAAAAGAACTTCCAAATCCAGGTTCTATTCTTTCTAAGGCAGCTTTCATGGCATTTCTACAGGATTGAATTCGAATAAGAATACACAATATTAACGGGAAAGGTTCATATTTTGTTATTCTTGGTTAAAATAACACCAAAAGTGGCAAAAATAGTGGTAAAGGGTCGAGACGTCGAAAGTCGAGGGCGGAAAACAGCAACAGGCCAAACAAACACCTAGCCATTTTCAATCCCATCGGGATTCAACATTGGTAGAGCCAAACAAACAAACAAACAAACAAACACCTAGCCATTTCCAATCCCATCGGGATTCAATATTGGTAGCCTAGCCATTTCCAATCCCATCGGGATTCAACATTGGTAGAGCCAAACAAACATCTAGCCATTTCCAATCCCATCGGGATTCAACATTGGTAGTGCCAGC from Saprospiraceae bacterium encodes:
- a CDS encoding DUF3536 domain-containing protein, giving the protein MHGVERWRSNCGCNSGGRPDWNQRWRAPLRDTLNWLRDVILPAFEKEASYLLKDIWAARNDYIDILLERTPARLAAFLDTHTKRPLSESEKTQLFRLLEMQRHTMLMFTSCGWFFDEVSGIETNQILQYANRAIYYAKQTADLDLHDEFLEKLTAIPSNVYENGAVSYREIVMPARVDLARVGMHFAASYLFETYPDKLELFNYVATSEVLVKKQAGNFVLALGRTSIKSKVTFSEKLFSFAVLHLGQQNIIGNISISMDRESFDRMSAEIMDAFLTPNLGGVIGIMQHYFGEEKYSIWHLFRDEKRKILKQITDSSLREVEQSFRDIYKDNYQLMTSMINTTIPVPSAFLNAVQFVINRDFYQFFDNGSFDIRDLNHLVAEYKKWGITLTDVSSLLLVISQRIYKEIKSLDTSDLALPRLNRMIQIMEEVKQMNLYPNYWKSQNSYWSILKGFKQGKWVFANKEWEEAFYKLGALLEIKR
- a CDS encoding UDP-2,3-diacylglucosamine diphosphatase translates to MKRELDIVIISDVHLGTYGCHAKELCNYLKSIKVDTLILNGDFIDIWQFRKRYFPKEHMMVIQRVLKMAAAGTKVYYITGNHDDVLRRYTDFSSGNIYLRDKLVLQLKGKKYWLFHGDIFDASIKLSPYIAKLGGKGYDLLIVLNRFINKIRTALGKPNMSFAKKMKHRVKEAVKFIGNFEETAIKLAAEQHYDYVVCGHIHKATMRVDEQFGRKVIYLNSGDWVESLTALEYQWGRWSIYEYDPADYEQISPLLRVKEDELKEEDELLAITFNRKTAHLERHQKFIDASTLLNF
- a CDS encoding AraC family transcriptional regulator, giving the protein MKAALERIEPGFGSSFLIRKFEHGLISNVPMWHFHPEYEIVYISGGKGKRHIANHISYYEDGDLIFLGPNLPHLGFTEELPEKHVEIVVQMKEEFLGSDFLRIPEMFAVKQVFERAKLGLSYSGKIKQEVGRRLVAMADLPAFDRLINLIQVLNLLAESEEYTILNADSFPVEVNAQDHDRMQKIYAYVQFNFQGEIHLGEVAKLVNMTVPAFCRYFKKLTQKTFIQFTNEYRVAHACRLLAEDHLSIANVSFESGFNNLSHFNKQFRAVTEVSPRDYRKNRKKLVKVELS